In a single window of the Desulfatirhabdium butyrativorans DSM 18734 genome:
- the acnA gene encoding aconitate hydratase AcnA, whose translation MTKPSANSFNVLKSFPCEDREYLYFSLPEVAVRLGMDIETMPFCLRILLENLLRNEDGTIITSNDIRRFCQWSPSQPPFEIPFFPSRVLLQDFTGVPAIVDMAGMRDAAKDLFDDPQRINPIIPAELIIDHSVQIDAFGGPEAFRQNAILEFQRNAERYTFLKWGQNQFRNFTVIPPATGICHQVNLEYLARVVFTKSLAGRTISYPDTVVGLDSHTTMVNGLGVLGWGVGGIEAEAVMLGSPYYLLTPKVVGLRLTGRLPSGVTATDLVLTITQLLRQTGVVGQFVEFFGPGLEGLRVEDRATIANMAPEYGATAGFFPVDQKTIDYLRLTHRDAHTLKLVECYCRQQGLFRDIGSREPLFSRTVELDLSTVLPCVAGPKRPQERIPLTELKHRINSTLDGACPLPSPATEHILTQSHWEQEGGRPIPKNIDSEKLRICEAKEISGIPVVHEGSAFHLNHGSVVIAAITSCTNTSNPSTLIAAGLLARNAVQAGLSVKPWVKTSFAPGSRVATDYLRNAGLLPYLEKLGFYVAAYGCTTCIGNSGPLPDAIAKAIEKHEIVVASVLSGNRNFEGRIHPLTKANFLASPPLVIAFALAGTIRIDLLNEPIGINPQGKPIFLKDIWPEDEQIESIVQQSIHPDLYAQAYRLVFDGSEEWQNLVVPSDERYAWDTSSTYIQKPPFFRSSSHENQIPGDIADARVIAFLGDGITTDHISPAGAIPVDSPAGQFLLSKNISPESFNSYGSRRGNHDVMVRGTFANIRLQNKLVPGIQGGYTRFLPTGEVTSIYDASIRYASVGTPLIVLAGKEYGTGSSRDWAAKGTLLLGIKAVIAESFERIHRSNLVCMGVLPLEFLPGQNAATLGLDGTETFSLQGIGSKLSVGKGIQVVATSGQGKTHSFSVKARLDSPIEVAYYQYGGILPYVLRLMGDIRSV comes from the coding sequence ATGACCAAACCATCCGCCAACTCCTTCAATGTCCTCAAATCATTTCCTTGTGAAGATCGGGAATATCTCTATTTCAGCTTACCCGAGGTTGCGGTTCGTTTGGGGATGGATATCGAGACGATGCCGTTTTGTTTGCGCATCCTTCTGGAAAATCTGTTGAGAAACGAAGATGGTACCATCATCACTTCCAACGATATCCGGCGCTTTTGCCAATGGAGTCCGTCTCAGCCTCCTTTTGAAATCCCTTTTTTCCCGAGCAGGGTCTTGCTGCAGGATTTCACTGGCGTGCCAGCCATCGTAGATATGGCCGGCATGCGTGATGCCGCGAAAGATTTGTTCGATGATCCCCAGCGAATCAATCCGATAATCCCTGCCGAACTGATCATCGATCATTCTGTTCAGATCGATGCCTTCGGCGGTCCTGAAGCCTTCCGCCAAAACGCGATTCTGGAATTTCAACGAAACGCCGAAAGGTATACCTTTCTGAAATGGGGACAAAATCAGTTTCGCAATTTTACCGTTATCCCGCCTGCAACTGGAATCTGCCATCAGGTCAACCTCGAATATTTAGCCCGAGTTGTATTTACCAAATCGCTTGCTGGTAGAACCATCTCTTACCCCGACACAGTTGTCGGACTTGATTCGCATACCACCATGGTGAACGGTCTCGGTGTTCTGGGTTGGGGGGTTGGCGGCATAGAAGCTGAAGCCGTCATGCTCGGCTCGCCATATTATCTGCTCACCCCAAAAGTCGTCGGTTTGCGACTGACCGGGCGCCTCCCTTCGGGAGTTACGGCAACGGATCTCGTCCTTACCATTACGCAACTTCTTCGGCAAACTGGCGTTGTCGGTCAATTCGTCGAATTTTTTGGACCTGGCCTCGAGGGGCTGCGCGTCGAAGATCGCGCCACCATTGCCAATATGGCGCCGGAATACGGAGCAACAGCCGGTTTTTTCCCTGTCGATCAAAAGACCATCGACTACCTGCGTCTCACTCACCGTGATGCACATACACTCAAACTGGTTGAGTGCTATTGTCGTCAGCAAGGCTTATTCCGCGACATCGGTTCCCGGGAGCCTTTATTTTCCCGAACGGTCGAACTTGACCTGTCCACCGTCCTGCCATGCGTGGCTGGCCCCAAGCGGCCACAAGAGCGAATCCCTCTCACAGAGCTGAAGCATCGTATCAATTCAACGCTTGATGGCGCCTGTCCACTGCCTTCTCCAGCAACAGAACATATTCTCACCCAATCCCACTGGGAGCAGGAAGGTGGAAGGCCCATACCCAAAAATATCGATTCTGAAAAACTTCGCATTTGCGAAGCAAAAGAAATATCGGGCATTCCGGTCGTTCACGAGGGCAGCGCTTTTCATTTGAATCACGGCTCCGTTGTCATTGCTGCAATCACCAGTTGCACAAACACGTCCAATCCTTCCACGCTCATCGCAGCCGGATTGTTGGCCAGAAATGCCGTTCAAGCCGGTTTATCTGTCAAACCTTGGGTGAAAACCAGCTTCGCACCTGGCTCCAGAGTCGCTACCGATTACCTCCGGAATGCGGGCCTGCTACCCTATCTTGAAAAGCTCGGATTTTACGTCGCCGCTTATGGATGTACGACTTGCATCGGCAATAGCGGTCCCCTGCCAGATGCAATTGCAAAAGCCATTGAAAAGCATGAAATCGTGGTGGCTTCCGTTTTATCCGGAAATCGGAATTTTGAGGGAAGGATTCATCCACTCACAAAAGCCAATTTTTTGGCTTCACCACCACTCGTCATCGCCTTTGCTCTGGCAGGAACGATACGTATCGACCTGCTCAATGAACCGATTGGCATCAACCCGCAGGGTAAGCCAATCTTTTTGAAGGATATCTGGCCGGAAGATGAGCAGATTGAGTCCATTGTCCAACAGTCGATCCATCCTGATCTCTACGCTCAAGCCTACCGTTTGGTATTTGACGGTTCTGAAGAATGGCAAAATCTGGTTGTACCCTCTGATGAACGCTATGCATGGGATACCTCGTCGACTTACATTCAGAAACCGCCATTTTTTCGTTCGTCAAGCCATGAGAATCAAATCCCCGGTGATATTGCGGATGCGAGGGTAATCGCATTTTTGGGAGACGGGATTACCACCGATCATATTTCACCTGCCGGTGCCATTCCGGTAGATAGCCCTGCCGGTCAATTCCTTCTATCGAAGAATATTTCTCCGGAATCATTCAATTCTTATGGTTCAAGAAGAGGCAATCATGATGTTATGGTGCGTGGGACATTTGCCAATATCCGTTTGCAGAACAAGCTCGTCCCCGGAATTCAGGGAGGCTACACCCGGTTCCTTCCGACAGGAGAAGTAACATCGATCTATGATGCCTCGATTCGATATGCATCTGTGGGAACGCCACTGATCGTTCTGGCAGGTAAAGAATACGGCACCGGTAGCTCTCGGGACTGGGCGGCAAAAGGCACCCTGCTTCTCGGTATAAAGGCCGTTATTGCAGAAAGCTTCGAAAGGATTCACAGAAGCAATCTGGTCTGCATGGGTGTATTGCCCTTGGAATTTTTGCCAGGCCAGAATGCCGCAACGCTTGGCCTCGACGGAACGGAAACTTTTTCCCTACAAGGTATTGGTTCCAAGCTATCTGTTGGAAAAGGGATTCAGGTTGTCGCGACCTCTGGTCAAGGCAAGACTCACTCCTTTTCAGTAAAAGCCCGATTGGATTCTCCCATCGAAGTAGCCTACTATCAGTACGGGGGTATCCTCCCTTATGTCCTTCGCTTGATGGGAGATATCCGGTCGGTATAA
- the hmcB gene encoding sulfate respiration complex iron-sulfur protein HmcB, translating into MSLSRRKFLGWMGAAGTGTLLKNSSANAASNAYFSGYPNSYAILHDITRCVGCRSCEAACNSVNELPVPEKPFADLSVLETRRRTTAKAYTVVNKFSSVAKPDQSVYVKKQCNHCLEPACASACFVRAFKKTPEGAVTYDASVCVGCRYCMIACPFEIPAYEYDKALEPRVMKCTMCYPRIQKGLLPGCVQACPKEALTFGKRKDILKIARDRIGNHPDRYIDHIYGEREMGGTSWLYLSGVPFSSIGMREDLGVTPAPELTSGALGAVPIVVGLWPVLLTGIYAISRRKEKVAEAEKREAVDMAVAETRREAASQLDAALDKARKERDSAVQQAVKKALEDAKKAQQEETS; encoded by the coding sequence ATGTCCTTATCACGTCGAAAATTTCTGGGTTGGATGGGTGCCGCAGGAACCGGAACTCTGCTCAAAAATTCATCTGCAAATGCGGCATCGAATGCCTATTTTTCCGGATATCCGAACAGTTATGCCATATTGCATGACATCACCCGCTGTGTCGGATGCCGATCCTGTGAAGCAGCATGCAACAGCGTCAACGAACTGCCGGTACCTGAAAAGCCATTCGCGGATCTGTCGGTTCTTGAAACCAGGCGCAGGACGACGGCAAAAGCCTACACGGTGGTCAACAAATTTTCATCGGTTGCTAAACCGGATCAAAGCGTCTATGTGAAAAAGCAGTGCAACCATTGCCTGGAACCTGCCTGCGCCTCTGCATGTTTTGTGCGGGCCTTCAAAAAAACGCCCGAAGGCGCCGTCACCTACGATGCCAGCGTCTGTGTCGGATGCCGTTACTGCATGATCGCCTGTCCTTTTGAAATTCCGGCTTATGAATATGACAAAGCCCTCGAGCCCCGTGTCATGAAATGCACGATGTGTTATCCCCGCATTCAGAAGGGACTTCTGCCGGGTTGTGTCCAAGCTTGCCCGAAAGAAGCCCTGACTTTCGGAAAACGAAAAGATATTTTGAAAATTGCCAGAGATCGTATCGGCAATCATCCAGATCGCTATATCGATCACATTTATGGCGAACGAGAAATGGGCGGAACCAGTTGGCTCTACCTTTCGGGGGTTCCTTTCTCCTCGATTGGGATGCGCGAAGACCTGGGCGTCACACCGGCGCCGGAGCTCACGTCGGGCGCGCTCGGTGCTGTACCCATTGTGGTTGGGTTGTGGCCTGTGTTGCTGACCGGCATTTATGCCATCTCCAGACGCAAAGAAAAGGTTGCGGAAGCGGAAAAGCGGGAAGCCGTCGATATGGCTGTGGCGGAGACGCGCAGAGAAGCAGCTTCCCAATTGGATGCCGCCCTGGATAAAGCCAGAAAGGAAAGGGACAGCGCTGTGCAGCAGGCTGTGAAAAAAGCCTTGGAGGATGCCAAAAAGGCGCAACAGGAGGAAACATCCTGA
- the hmcA gene encoding sulfate respiration complex hexadecaheme cytochrome HmcA, giving the protein MGKIRSRITKISVLAFIFTGFVAVWFAAAKVAIPNSPDLIRADVIAIDTMTTFGKLQRPIVYFPHDLHTNALKQQQKDCSVCHLAEKDRLSLKFKRLTDGSAEMVMNTYHEQCISCHRRTAEDKMKSGPVTCGACHSEIPKYFSNRKPMGLDNSLHARHTKALENKCELCHHEYDAQAKKLIYVKEKEGTCRYCHQQTTQENRIAYPIAAHIACIDCHRKTEATGKKAGPVQCASCHDPSAQAKIEKQKEIPRLNRKQPDTVLLKTSKEATLQDAKLAFVPFDHKAHETYSDTCRVCHHKQMSNCIVCHTLGGTKDGKFITLEKAMHARNDAASCMGCHDLKKADIACAGCHTPMAQKRLSEALCIQCHQADRRSLDTQLQPIEDAVLAKSLLEARKPVPAVLNEQMMKDVPEKIVIQALSDKYQPVDFPHRKIVITLLKNTGNSKLAGYFHQSTLTLCQGCHHNSPASVTPPKCQSCHSVQPRSDTISKPALMGAYHIQCMGCHQNMAMEHPMGCTECHKEKPH; this is encoded by the coding sequence ATGGGGAAAATCCGCTCTCGTATAACCAAAATCTCCGTCCTGGCTTTCATCTTCACAGGTTTTGTCGCGGTATGGTTTGCTGCGGCCAAAGTAGCCATCCCGAACTCGCCGGACTTGATCCGGGCAGATGTCATTGCTATTGATACGATGACAACTTTTGGGAAGTTGCAGCGCCCGATCGTCTATTTTCCCCACGATCTGCATACGAATGCCCTCAAACAACAGCAGAAAGACTGCTCGGTATGCCATCTTGCTGAAAAGGACAGGCTTTCGCTGAAGTTCAAGCGGCTCACGGATGGATCGGCCGAAATGGTGATGAATACATACCATGAGCAGTGTATTTCCTGCCATCGCCGGACTGCCGAAGATAAGATGAAATCCGGTCCTGTCACCTGCGGCGCTTGCCACAGCGAAATCCCAAAGTATTTCTCGAATCGCAAGCCCATGGGGCTTGATAACTCCTTGCATGCCCGCCATACAAAAGCCCTCGAAAACAAATGCGAATTGTGCCATCACGAATACGACGCCCAGGCCAAAAAACTGATCTATGTCAAAGAAAAAGAGGGGACCTGCCGGTATTGTCATCAACAGACTACCCAGGAAAACCGGATTGCCTACCCCATTGCCGCCCATATTGCCTGCATTGACTGTCATCGTAAGACCGAGGCAACCGGCAAGAAGGCAGGGCCTGTGCAGTGCGCCTCCTGCCACGATCCATCCGCCCAGGCCAAAATCGAGAAGCAGAAGGAGATTCCAAGACTCAACCGCAAGCAACCCGATACCGTATTGCTCAAGACATCGAAGGAAGCAACGCTCCAAGACGCCAAACTTGCCTTTGTTCCATTTGATCACAAGGCCCATGAAACCTATTCGGATACATGCCGTGTTTGCCATCACAAGCAGATGAGCAATTGTATCGTTTGCCATACCCTTGGTGGTACAAAAGACGGGAAATTCATAACCCTCGAAAAGGCAATGCACGCGAGAAATGACGCCGCTTCCTGTATGGGGTGCCACGATCTGAAAAAGGCCGATATTGCCTGTGCCGGATGCCACACACCGATGGCTCAGAAAAGGCTGTCCGAGGCGCTATGTATTCAGTGCCATCAGGCAGATCGTCGCTCACTGGATACCCAATTGCAGCCCATCGAAGATGCAGTGCTTGCAAAATCTCTTCTGGAAGCACGCAAACCCGTGCCGGCAGTTCTAAATGAGCAGATGATGAAAGATGTACCGGAAAAGATCGTCATTCAAGCACTTTCCGACAAATATCAGCCGGTCGATTTCCCGCATCGAAAAATTGTGATCACGTTGCTGAAAAATACAGGAAACAGCAAGTTGGCCGGTTATTTTCACCAGAGTACGCTGACGCTTTGCCAGGGATGTCATCACAACAGCCCGGCCTCTGTTACCCCGCCGAAATGCCAAAGCTGCCACAGCGTACAGCCAAGATCCGATACGATTTCCAAACCCGCCTTGATGGGGGCTTACCATATTCAGTGTATGGGATGTCATCAGAACATGGCCATGGAACACCCGATGGGATGTACCGAATGCCACAAGGAAAAACCCCATTGA
- a CDS encoding UDP-2,3-diacylglucosamine diphosphatase, giving the protein MKSNRFVFLSDAHLGANISGAQHRDKVLLNFLSSLVGRVDQIFFLGDMFDFWIEYGQWIRPEYRAFVNTLKSLSKAGIILSYVPGNHDFSLGRVLFQETGMKLHPPCAEILLGNRRLFISHGDRLCDRNRLHRFIRLILWNPSCHRYWKIIPREIGIRIALFVSSFSRLLHHTNRNRKSKDKMGRIGTALIDCGYDLVILGHSHFPDMISIDDKQYCNTGQWIYSYTYVLLEEGKLSLKEYENPCKH; this is encoded by the coding sequence ATGAAAAGCAATCGATTCGTCTTTCTCTCCGATGCCCATTTGGGGGCTAATATTTCAGGAGCACAACACAGAGACAAAGTTTTGCTGAATTTTTTAAGCTCACTTGTGGGGAGGGTGGATCAGATTTTTTTTCTTGGGGATATGTTCGATTTCTGGATTGAATACGGCCAATGGATACGCCCTGAATACAGGGCATTTGTCAACACCTTGAAATCTCTTTCCAAGGCGGGCATCATCCTAAGTTATGTGCCCGGCAATCACGATTTTTCCCTCGGACGTGTCCTTTTTCAGGAAACCGGGATGAAGCTGCATCCCCCTTGTGCGGAAATATTGCTCGGAAACAGAAGACTGTTCATCTCTCATGGTGATCGCCTCTGCGATCGCAACAGGTTGCACCGTTTCATCCGCTTGATCCTCTGGAACCCTTCCTGCCACAGATACTGGAAAATCATTCCAAGAGAGATAGGCATCCGGATCGCTTTATTTGTTTCTTCATTCAGCCGCCTTTTACATCACACAAATCGAAATCGGAAGAGCAAAGATAAAATGGGCAGGATCGGAACTGCCTTGATAGACTGTGGCTATGACCTTGTCATACTCGGTCATAGCCATTTTCCGGATATGATTTCAATCGATGACAAGCAGTATTGCAACACCGGGCAATGGATTTATTCCTATACGTATGTGCTTCTGGAAGAAGGAAAACTTTCCCTTAAAGAGTACGAGAATCCTTGTAAGCACTGA